GCCGTGAGCGTCCCGCTGGACAGCGTGCTGTTCAACCTGCTGGCCTTCTGGGGCGACATGCCCGCCTCGCAGATCGCGCAGATCATCTTCGCGGACATCGTGATCAAGTACCTGATCGCCGCGCTGTTCGCGTTCCGCATCCGCCGGGCCGCGCGCGCCGCCACCTGACCCAGACACCGATTGAATGGCTTGCAAAGCCGCTGGGCCCGAGCGGCCGCGACTCGTAGAGCGGCCCCGCAGAGGAGGAGCTGGGCGGGTTCCGGGCGTGGAGTTGACGACCCGGTGTCCTTCCGGGTCGTCAACGAAACAGACGGCAGTCCGTATCAGTCGATGGGCAGCGCGTCGGTTGGCGCCGTGTCGTCGTCGTCCTCGTCCAGGTTCAGCGTCACGGTCTGCCAGCGGGCCGGGAGGGTCAGGCGCAGCACGCCGTCCTCGTAGGCGAAACTGGCCGCGCCCTGCACCTCACGCACGTGCGACAGACCCAGGATGTGCAGGGCCTCGCGCTGCTCGAAGGGGGGCGCGTCACCCTCGGCCTCGCGGCGGATGACGAGGCGCGTGCCCTGCCGCTCGCCGACCAGTCGGGTCAGGCGCCCCCCGGCCGGGCCGTCCCCGGCGTCCTCGAACAGCTGCCCGATGAAGCCCGCCGGGCCCGCGTGCACCAGCCACGACAGCCGTTCCCAGCGCGCCGAGGTGGTGTGCAGCGCGGGTTCCGTGACCGGGATGGCCTCGCCGGCCCGCAGGTACATGGGCAGCGTGTGCAGCGGCGCGTTCGCCACGACGTGCTGCGCGCCCGCATGGACGGCCCCGAACTCCGAGAGGTTGAACACTTCCGCCCAGCGGCCCGCCGGGAGGTACACCAGTCGGCGGCGGTGCCCGGCCCGCAGGACCGGCGCGACCATCAGGCCCTCGCCCAGCAGGTACTGCGTGTCCTCGCGCACGGCGTCCTCGTCGGCCGGCCAGTGCAGCGCCAGCGGGCGCATGACCGGCAGGGCCGTGCGGGTCGCCGCCTGCGCCAGGGTATACAGGTGTGGCAGCAGCCGGTAGCGCAGTTCCAGCGCCGCGCGGATCACGTCCGTGAAGGTGTCCCCGAACCGCCAGGGTTCCTGATCGGCCGTGCCCAGCGCCGAGTGGTTGCGCAGGAACGCGTACCCGACCGCCGCCTGGTACCAGCGGGCCAGTAGCTCCCCGGTCGTGTCCCCGCCGAAGCCGCCCACGTCGGCCCCCGCGAACGGAATGCCGCTCAGGCCCAGGCCCTGGATCATGGGGAGGCTCAGGGACAGGTGCGACCACGTGGCTGTGTTGTCCCCGGTCCAGACGGTCGCGTGCCGCTGAATGCCCGCGTACCCGGCCCGCGTGAGAATCCACGGGCGCACCTGCGGACTGAACTTCGCGTACCCGGCGCGGCTCGCCTCGCTCATGCCGTTCGCATACGCGTTGTGCACCTCCAGGTGCGGGCGGTTCCCGTGCCGCGCGTCGTACGGCAGGGTCTTGCCCTCGGTTTCACGCGGCTCGCGCAGGCTGAAGCACGCGGGCTCGTTCATGTCGTTCCACTGGCCCTGAATCCCGGCGTCCGCGAAGAACTTGTGCCGCCCTGCCCACCAGTTCACCACCTCGGGCCGCGTGAAATCCGGGAACACCGCCGGGTCCGGCCAGACCTCGCCGACCAGCACGTCCCCGCGCGCCGTGCGGACCAGATGATCCCCACGCACGGCCTCCTCGTACACGTCGTACCCGGCCTCCACCTTCACGCCCGGATCGATGATCGGCACGAGTTTCACGCCCTGCGCCCCCGCCTCCCGCACGAACGCCCGCAGGTCCGGGAAGTTCGCGCGCTGCACCGTCCACACCTTGTACGCATCCATGTAATCGATGTCCACGTACACGCTGTCCAGCGGCAGCCCCCGGTCCCGGTACCCCTGAATCACGTCCCGCAGGTCCTGCGCCGTGCGGTACCCCCAGCGGCTCTGACCGGCCCCCAGCGCCCACAGCGGCGGCATCGGCGCGTACCCCGTCAGGTCCGCGTACCGCCGCAGCACATCCGCCGGACGCGGCCCGGACAGCACGTACACGTCCAGCTCCGGCCCCGCCGACGCCCACCGCAACTCGTGCGGATGCGCGCGCGCCACGTCCGCCTCCATCCGCCACGGCTCGTCCACGAACACCCCGTGTGCCCGGCCCCCATGCAGCACCGTCGTGAACGGCACCGACACGTACAGCGGGTCCGTCTCCGTGTGGTGCGGGAAGCAGTCCGTGTTCCAGAAGGTCAGGTGCATGCCACGCTTGTCGATCGGCCCGACCCGCTCCCCGAACCCCAGGAACGCCGCGCCCTCCGGCGCGTCCAGGCTCAGGCGCGAGCGGCGCAGGTTGAAGCGCTCGGCATCCAGCGCCGGCCGCTGCGTGGGCGCCTCGCCGCCCCACACGGGGGCCGACACCAGCACCCGCGCCGACGACCCACTCCCCGTCAGCACCTGCCACGCCCCCGACACGCGGTTCAGCCGGAACGACAACCCGCCCCCGATCACCAGCAGCTCGTCCTCCAGGTCCGCCGCATTCAGGCTCAGGCCCCCCGGCAGGTCCGGCCGCACCGCGAAACTCTGCTTGACCGGCACGCGCGGAAACCCCAGCGAGTTCGCCCGCGCCTCCGGCAGCAACCGCACCCGCAGCACCCCCGGCAACGGCGCCGACACCACCAGCACGTCCGACTCGCCCCACACGCGCACCTCGGACCCCTGCCCGCCAGCCGCCGCCACCCCACCACTTTCCACCGCGAACGAAGAGAATCTCATGATGGACCCAGCGTAGCGCGACAGGAGTCAATGGTTGAAAGTTGATGGTTGACAGTCAGAAGAAGCGCGGCTCCATCGACTATCAACCTTCAACCATCAACTTTCACCGGTCCCCTCAGCCTACGCCCAGGAATTCGACCTGCACGCCGTTCTCGTCGGCGGCGCGGCGCGCGAGTTGCAGCGTCGCCTGCGCGCCCGCCCGTAGCGCCCGCTCGGGCCGGTGCCACAGGGCCTGCGCGACCCGGCTGGCGCGCCGCACCACCAGCACCTCGCCCGGCAGGGCCAGCCCCACCGCGGCCAGCAGCGCCTGCGCGCTCGGCGGGACCTCGGACATCACGTCCAGCGACACGTGCGCCGTCACGCGCTCCCCGGCGCGGCGCAGGCTCACGCGGGCCTCGTCGCCGGCGGCGCGTTGCTCGATCAGCACGTCCGACCGGGTGGCCGTCAGGCCCGGCGTGCCCAGGCCCCGCCGCGCGTCGTTCGCCAGCTCGTGCGCCGTGAGCATGTGCCGCCGCGTGCGCGGCGCGTACCGCACGCGCAGCCCCACGCGCCGCGCCGCGACCTCCTCCAGTACCTCGCGGGCCGCGTCCGTCAGCACCTCCGGCCCCCGCCCGCGCCCGACCGACGCGATCACCGCCTCGTTATCCGTATGCACCGTCAGCGCCTCGCCGGGCGGCGCGGCCCGCACGGCCTCCAGCACCGCGCGCACCTCGGCCGCGTTGTTGTCCGGGGCGCGCAGCTGCCCCTGAAACCGCGCCGGCAGTTGCCCCGGCACGATCAGCACCAGCCCCCAGCCGCCCACGCCCACCAGCCGCCCCTCGGCGTCCGGTCCCTCGTTCCAGCTGGCATCCACGAACGCCTGATTCACGCCGCACCACCCCCCACACGCACCGCGCGCTGACCGTCATTCTTCACGGCGAATGCCCCGCCTGCGCCCCACGTTTCCTTCACACGCCATTCAACCGCGCCGCGCAGGTGCGGCGCATCGGCCAGCACGCCTACGCACCCCACCCCGCCAGTCACTCCAGCGTGATGTCCAGCCGCCGCGCCAGCACCCGCCGCGCCGCCACATGCAGACTGCGCGGATCGTACTCACCGGCCTCCAGCAACCGCAGCACCTCCGGCGACACGCCCACCTCCCGCGCCAACGCCACCAGCGAGATTCCCAGCAGACGCCGCCGCGCCCCCACCGCTACCGCCCCCGGAAAAGTCACCGAATCCATGCACCATCATGCCCCCACCCCACCCCCACGCAATGGAACCCAGCCCCCCAACCGGCCCCCAACCGCCCCGGCCGCCCAGGATGAAATACTGACCCCCATGAACGTCCTGGATCTCTACCAGCAGGCCGGCGCGTACCACGAAGGCCACTTCCTCCTTGCCTCCGGCCGCCACAGCCCCAAATTCCTCCAGAGCACCACCCTCCTCCAGCACCCCCACCTCACCGAACAGATCGGACAGGCCCTCGCCCAGCGCCTCAAAGAAACAGGCGTCCACGCCGACCTGCTCATCGGCCCCGCCATGGGCGGCGTCGTCCTCGCCTACGAAACCGCCCGCCACTACGGCACCCGCGCCATCTTCGCCGAGAAAGACGGCCACGGCGGCATGAAAATCCGCGAAGCCTTCACCATCAAGCCCGGCGAAACCTTCATCG
The DNA window shown above is from Deinococcus sp. LM3 and carries:
- a CDS encoding glycoside hydrolase family 31 protein, with translation MRFSSFAVESGGVAAAGGQGSEVRVWGESDVLVVSAPLPGVLRVRLLPEARANSLGFPRVPVKQSFAVRPDLPGGLSLNAADLEDELLVIGGGLSFRLNRVSGAWQVLTGSGSSARVLVSAPVWGGEAPTQRPALDAERFNLRRSRLSLDAPEGAAFLGFGERVGPIDKRGMHLTFWNTDCFPHHTETDPLYVSVPFTTVLHGGRAHGVFVDEPWRMEADVARAHPHELRWASAGPELDVYVLSGPRPADVLRRYADLTGYAPMPPLWALGAGQSRWGYRTAQDLRDVIQGYRDRGLPLDSVYVDIDYMDAYKVWTVQRANFPDLRAFVREAGAQGVKLVPIIDPGVKVEAGYDVYEEAVRGDHLVRTARGDVLVGEVWPDPAVFPDFTRPEVVNWWAGRHKFFADAGIQGQWNDMNEPACFSLREPRETEGKTLPYDARHGNRPHLEVHNAYANGMSEASRAGYAKFSPQVRPWILTRAGYAGIQRHATVWTGDNTATWSHLSLSLPMIQGLGLSGIPFAGADVGGFGGDTTGELLARWYQAAVGYAFLRNHSALGTADQEPWRFGDTFTDVIRAALELRYRLLPHLYTLAQAATRTALPVMRPLALHWPADEDAVREDTQYLLGEGLMVAPVLRAGHRRRLVYLPAGRWAEVFNLSEFGAVHAGAQHVVANAPLHTLPMYLRAGEAIPVTEPALHTTSARWERLSWLVHAGPAGFIGQLFEDAGDGPAGGRLTRLVGERQGTRLVIRREAEGDAPPFEQREALHILGLSHVREVQGAASFAYEDGVLRLTLPARWQTVTLNLDEDDDDTAPTDALPID
- a CDS encoding ribonuclease H, which translates into the protein MNQAFVDASWNEGPDAEGRLVGVGGWGLVLIVPGQLPARFQGQLRAPDNNAAEVRAVLEAVRAAPPGEALTVHTDNEAVIASVGRGRGPEVLTDAAREVLEEVAARRVGLRVRYAPRTRRHMLTAHELANDARRGLGTPGLTATRSDVLIEQRAAGDEARVSLRRAGERVTAHVSLDVMSEVPPSAQALLAAVGLALPGEVLVVRRASRVAQALWHRPERALRAGAQATLQLARRAADENGVQVEFLGVG
- a CDS encoding helix-turn-helix domain-containing protein, translating into MDSVTFPGAVAVGARRRLLGISLVALAREVGVSPEVLRLLEAGEYDPRSLHVAARRVLARRLDITLE
- the pyrE gene encoding orotate phosphoribosyltransferase, which produces MNVLDLYQQAGAYHEGHFLLASGRHSPKFLQSTTLLQHPHLTEQIGQALAQRLKETGVHADLLIGPAMGGVVLAYETARHYGTRAIFAEKDGHGGMKIREAFTIKPGETFIAVEDVLTTGGSVLKAVRAAEAAGGHCAAIACIVDRRPVEGDLEGYPLVSLTRLVFDTYAPDEVPAWLAAIPLQEI